The Deinococcus sonorensis KR-87 genome includes a window with the following:
- a CDS encoding GNAT family N-acetyltransferase encodes MPTAVPLPADEAGLLDLLTEARLAQAAPMLSRWFSPDQLRATLREDLHPELERRSSDALAALYRQHAPVEGVDHDSAYKNRILTVPPLGTALVGIRFRGMDLARPFVTAAATTRLPDEAGLTEAAALLRQEFEAFRPRHLRLFVPAGVPIDLSALPPGSHWDHHLLAAPVTELRARPLPAFHARVQLQVPPDMGFYPQYVQAYEALFAANPSHREFTHAEAEEDLEELRQEGLVFEVRVDGAWAGVVAACRSSEQGVSGFVVTEMFLDAAHRGQGLGPAVGRHLLDRLPAESGDTLFGTIHHDNLPARRSAERGGRTDVGAFLWVAMPG; translated from the coding sequence GTGCCGACTGCTGTCCCCCTGCCCGCCGATGAAGCGGGCCTGCTTGACCTGTTGACCGAGGCCCGACTCGCCCAGGCCGCCCCGATGCTGAGCCGCTGGTTCTCCCCGGACCAGCTGCGTGCCACGTTGCGCGAGGACCTGCACCCGGAGCTGGAGCGGCGCTCCAGCGACGCCCTGGCCGCCCTGTACCGGCAGCACGCGCCGGTTGAGGGTGTGGACCACGACTCGGCCTACAAGAACCGTATCCTCACCGTGCCGCCGCTGGGCACCGCCCTGGTCGGCATCCGCTTCCGGGGGATGGACCTGGCGCGGCCTTTCGTGACGGCGGCAGCCACCACCCGCCTGCCGGACGAGGCGGGCCTGACCGAGGCCGCTGCGTTGCTGCGGCAGGAGTTTGAGGCGTTCCGGCCCCGGCACCTGCGCCTGTTTGTGCCGGCCGGGGTGCCGATTGACCTCAGCGCCCTGCCGCCCGGCTCGCACTGGGACCACCATCTGCTGGCCGCGCCGGTGACCGAACTGCGCGCCCGTCCACTACCAGCCTTCCACGCCCGGGTGCAGCTGCAGGTGCCGCCGGACATGGGCTTTTATCCGCAGTATGTCCAGGCGTATGAGGCGCTGTTCGCCGCCAACCCGTCCCACCGTGAGTTCACCCACGCCGAGGCGGAGGAGGACCTGGAGGAGCTGCGTCAGGAGGGCCTGGTCTTTGAGGTGCGGGTGGACGGGGCCTGGGCCGGCGTGGTGGCGGCGTGCCGTTCATCGGAGCAGGGCGTGAGCGGCTTTGTGGTGACCGAGATGTTCCTGGACGCGGCTCACCGGGGGCAGGGCCTGGGGCCGGCGGTGGGCCGCCACCTGCTCGACCGGCTGCCGGCCGAATCCGGCGACACGCTGTTCGGCACCATCCACCACGACAACCTGCCGGCCCGGCGGAGCGCCGAACGCGGCGGACGCACCGACGTCGGCGCGTTCCTGTGGGTGGCGATGCCCGGCTGA
- the pyrR gene encoding bifunctional pyr operon transcriptional regulator/uracil phosphoribosyltransferase PyrR has protein sequence MNAKASILSADELRRALTRIAHEILERNKGAEGLALVGIHTRGIPLAARLAAKLHELEGVEIPLGRLDITLYRDDLSEIAHQPLIRETQLNFDMQGRRVILVDDVLYTGRTVRAALDALIDLGRPQSIQLAVLVDRGHRELPIRADYVGKNLPTSRSEVVKVKLEETDGLDAVELWELSS, from the coding sequence ATGAACGCCAAGGCCTCGATCCTGTCGGCCGATGAGCTGCGCCGCGCCCTGACCCGCATCGCGCACGAGATTCTGGAGCGCAACAAGGGCGCCGAGGGACTGGCGCTGGTGGGCATCCACACGCGCGGCATTCCGCTGGCCGCCCGGCTGGCCGCCAAACTGCACGAGCTGGAAGGGGTGGAGATTCCGCTGGGCCGCCTCGACATCACGCTCTACCGCGACGATCTCTCGGAGATCGCCCACCAGCCGCTGATCCGCGAGACGCAGCTGAACTTCGACATGCAGGGCCGCCGGGTGATTCTGGTGGACGACGTGCTGTACACCGGCCGTACCGTGCGGGCCGCGCTGGACGCCCTGATCGACCTGGGTCGGCCGCAGAGCATCCAGCTGGCGGTGCTGGTGGACCGGGGCCACCGTGAACTGCCGATCCGGGCCGACTACGTGGGCAAGAACCTGCCGACCTCCCGCAGCGAGGTGGTCAAGGTCAAGCTGGAAGAAACCGACGGGCTGGACGCGGTGGAACTGTGGGAGCTGTCCTCGTGA
- a CDS encoding dihydroorotase, with the protein MLTLTNIRRPGSTTPETVTLDNGVITGWNLPPEGQIIDGQGGTVAPALIELHAHLREPGQEVKEDLESGLAAAAAGGYGTVVSMPNTSPVVDDPATVRALIEKANRLGFARLRPAAALTRGQLGEQLAELATLKEAGAAMFTDDGRTNEDARVLRLGLEYAGSLGMVVSVHAEDASLRQGGVMNEGVVSEELGLPGNPGAAEAARVARDIEIAALTGARLHIQHLSTARALDLVREGKRRGVPVTCEVCPHHLTLTDEALRGFDAMYKVAPPLRTQVDADYLLQGLLDGTVDCLATDHAPHTRAEKEQDLLSAPFGIPSIEVAFPLLWTRFGEQLGLEKLLDLFTGGAARVMGWPEPGLEPGQPADLVVLDLNTERPVDPATFRSKAKFSPWAGQPLRGWPLLTLVNGQVAYQRQ; encoded by the coding sequence ATGCTCACCCTGACCAACATTCGCCGCCCCGGCTCCACCACCCCCGAAACCGTAACGCTGGACAACGGCGTGATCACCGGCTGGAATCTGCCTCCGGAGGGCCAGATCATTGACGGCCAGGGCGGCACCGTCGCTCCAGCGCTGATTGAGCTGCACGCCCACCTGCGCGAGCCTGGCCAGGAGGTCAAGGAGGACCTGGAAAGCGGCCTCGCGGCGGCGGCGGCCGGCGGCTACGGCACGGTGGTCAGCATGCCCAACACCTCACCGGTGGTGGACGACCCCGCCACCGTCCGCGCCCTGATCGAGAAGGCGAACCGCCTGGGCTTCGCCCGCCTGCGCCCCGCCGCCGCCCTGACCCGGGGGCAGCTGGGCGAGCAGCTGGCCGAGCTGGCCACCCTGAAGGAAGCGGGCGCGGCCATGTTCACCGACGACGGGCGCACCAACGAGGACGCCCGGGTGTTGCGGCTGGGCCTGGAGTACGCCGGCAGCCTGGGCATGGTGGTGAGCGTGCACGCTGAGGACGCCTCGCTGCGGCAGGGCGGCGTGATGAACGAGGGCGTGGTCAGTGAGGAGCTGGGCCTGCCGGGCAACCCCGGCGCAGCAGAGGCAGCGCGGGTGGCCCGCGACATCGAGATCGCGGCGCTGACCGGGGCGCGGCTGCACATCCAGCACCTCTCCACCGCCCGCGCCCTGGATCTGGTGCGCGAGGGCAAGCGGCGCGGCGTGCCGGTCACGTGCGAGGTCTGCCCGCACCACCTGACGCTCACCGACGAGGCGCTGCGCGGCTTCGACGCGATGTACAAGGTGGCCCCGCCGCTCCGCACCCAGGTGGACGCCGACTACCTGCTGCAGGGCCTGCTGGACGGCACGGTGGACTGCCTCGCCACCGACCACGCCCCCCACACCCGCGCCGAGAAGGAGCAGGACCTGCTGAGCGCCCCCTTCGGCATTCCGAGCATCGAGGTGGCGTTCCCGCTGCTGTGGACGCGGTTCGGCGAGCAGCTGGGGCTGGAGAAACTGCTGGACCTGTTCACGGGCGGCGCGGCCCGCGTGATGGGCTGGCCAGAGCCGGGCCTGGAGCCGGGGCAGCCCGCCGATCTGGTGGTGCTGGACCTGAACACCGAGCGTCCGGTGGACCCCGCCACCTTCCGGAGCAAGGCGAAGTTCTCGCCCTGGGCGGGTCAGCCGCTGCGCGGCTGGCCGCTGCTGACGCTTGTGAACGGGCAGGTGGCCTACCAGCGACAGTGA
- the leuB gene encoding 3-isopropylmalate dehydrogenase encodes MPKRVVVLAGDGIGPEVTGAAVQVLQEVAPDLQFDHQLIGGVAIEATGEPFPEATRQALQGADAVLLGTVGGPQNSPWNLLPRHLRPESGLLALRKALGVYANLRPVRVQPGLEHLSPLKPELARGVDILIVRELLGGIYFDQDRKIEGSVAYNTMRYTTLEVERIAKIAFWAADQRKGRVTSVDKANVLEVSELWRRDVTALQQRDYPGIHLNHEYVDSVAMLIVAEPGRYDVIVTENLFGDILSDLAAVIPGSLGLMPSASLGDGAGLYEPIHGSAPDIAGKGVANPAAAIMSAAMLLRHSLDMPHAAAKIDGAVSQALRTTPTRDLGGRASTTEFTEAVLHALGRTAVG; translated from the coding sequence ATGCCTAAGCGCGTGGTGGTGCTGGCCGGCGACGGCATCGGGCCGGAAGTGACGGGCGCGGCGGTGCAGGTGCTGCAGGAGGTGGCCCCGGACCTGCAGTTCGACCATCAGCTGATCGGCGGCGTGGCCATCGAGGCGACCGGCGAACCGTTCCCGGAAGCCACCCGGCAGGCGCTGCAGGGCGCGGACGCGGTGCTGCTCGGCACGGTGGGCGGCCCGCAGAACAGCCCCTGGAACCTGCTGCCGCGCCACCTGCGCCCCGAGTCGGGCCTGCTGGCGCTGAGAAAGGCGCTGGGCGTGTACGCCAACCTGCGCCCCGTCCGGGTGCAGCCGGGGCTGGAACACCTCTCTCCGCTGAAGCCGGAGCTGGCGCGCGGCGTGGACATCCTGATCGTGCGCGAACTGCTGGGCGGCATCTACTTCGATCAGGACCGCAAGATCGAGGGCAGCGTGGCGTACAACACCATGCGCTACACCACCCTGGAGGTGGAGCGCATTGCGAAGATCGCCTTCTGGGCCGCCGATCAGCGCAAGGGCCGCGTCACCAGCGTGGACAAGGCCAACGTGCTGGAGGTCTCGGAGCTGTGGCGGCGCGACGTGACGGCCCTGCAGCAGCGCGACTACCCCGGCATTCACCTGAACCACGAGTACGTGGACAGCGTGGCGATGCTGATCGTGGCCGAGCCGGGCCGCTACGACGTGATCGTCACCGAGAACCTGTTCGGCGACATCCTCTCGGATCTCGCCGCCGTGATTCCCGGCAGCCTGGGCCTGATGCCCAGCGCCTCGCTGGGCGACGGCGCGGGGCTGTACGAGCCGATTCACGGCTCGGCGCCCGACATCGCCGGCAAAGGCGTGGCCAACCCGGCTGCCGCCATCATGAGTGCCGCCATGCTGCTGCGGCACAGCCTGGATATGCCGCACGCGGCGGCCAAGATCGACGGGGCCGTGTCGCAGGCGCTGCGCACCACCCCCACCCGTGACCTCGGGGGCCGGGCCAGCACCACAGAATTCACTGAGGCGGTGCTGCACGCTCTGGGCCGGACCGCCGTCGGGTAA
- a CDS encoding aspartate carbamoyltransferase catalytic subunit: MSAQVVAEPRPRHLLDFQGWSEGRLNAILDNADTMLQVLDRPVKKVPALQGLTVCTAFFENSTRTRISFELAARRMSADVVSFAAGSSSLSKGESLRDTIETLTSYKVDAYVVRHPASGAAHQVARFSGKPTINAGDGRRAHPTQALLDAYTIRQEYGDLKGRRVAIIGDVRHSRVARSNAELLTRLGAEVVLCGPATLLPRELASLGATLTTDAQQAVKGAHAVMALRLQTERMDAGYLGSLQEYIRDYQVNERLMERAETGAIVLHPGPMNRDLEISADTADGPRSRVLKQVENGQAVRMSVLYHLLVGRG, from the coding sequence GTGAGCGCCCAGGTGGTGGCCGAGCCGCGCCCCCGGCACCTGCTGGACTTCCAGGGCTGGAGCGAAGGGCGCCTGAACGCCATTCTGGACAATGCCGACACCATGCTGCAGGTGCTGGACCGGCCGGTGAAGAAGGTCCCGGCACTGCAGGGCCTGACCGTCTGCACCGCCTTCTTCGAGAACAGCACCCGCACCCGCATCAGCTTCGAACTGGCCGCCCGCCGCATGAGCGCCGACGTGGTGAGCTTCGCGGCGGGCAGCAGCAGCCTGAGCAAGGGCGAGTCTCTGCGCGACACCATCGAGACGCTCACCAGCTACAAGGTGGACGCCTACGTGGTGCGGCATCCGGCCTCGGGCGCGGCGCATCAGGTGGCGCGCTTCAGTGGCAAGCCCACCATCAACGCCGGAGACGGGCGCCGGGCGCACCCCACCCAGGCACTGCTGGACGCCTACACCATCCGGCAGGAGTACGGTGACCTGAAGGGCCGGCGGGTGGCGATCATCGGGGACGTGCGGCACTCGCGGGTGGCGCGCAGCAATGCCGAACTGCTGACCCGGCTGGGCGCCGAGGTGGTGCTGTGCGGCCCGGCCACCCTGCTGCCGCGCGAGCTGGCCAGCCTGGGCGCCACGCTCACCACCGACGCGCAGCAGGCGGTGAAGGGCGCGCACGCCGTGATGGCGCTGCGGCTGCAGACCGAGCGCATGGACGCCGGCTACCTGGGGAGCCTACAGGAGTACATCCGCGACTATCAGGTGAATGAGCGGCTGATGGAGCGGGCCGAAACCGGCGCCATCGTGCTGCACCCAGGGCCCATGAACCGCGACCTGGAGATCAGCGCCGACACCGCCGACGGCCCGCGCAGCCGGGTGCTGAAGCAGGTCGAGAACGGTCAGGCCGTGCGCATGAGCGTGCTGTATCACCTGCTGGTGGGGCGCGGCTGA
- a CDS encoding 3-isopropylmalate dehydratase small subunit, which yields MPTVHVFARDHINTDEIIPARHLTSDVESELAKFAMEDYDKTFVQRVKPGDIIVAGADFGCGSSREHAVWAIRGAGVAAVIAPNFARIYYRNSINNGFLALECEGIVEAFRDGDEAELDLKGGTITNTRTGQSLHFVPVPQFALDVQQAGGWLEYMKAQEQQAAQDVAHA from the coding sequence ATGCCCACAGTCCATGTGTTTGCCCGTGACCACATCAACACCGACGAGATCATTCCGGCCCGCCACCTGACCAGCGACGTGGAGAGCGAGCTGGCGAAATTTGCCATGGAGGACTACGACAAGACCTTCGTGCAGCGGGTCAAGCCCGGCGACATCATCGTGGCGGGCGCCGACTTCGGCTGCGGGTCCAGCCGCGAGCACGCGGTGTGGGCCATCCGCGGGGCCGGGGTGGCGGCCGTGATCGCGCCCAACTTCGCGCGCATCTACTACCGCAACAGCATCAACAACGGCTTCCTGGCGCTGGAGTGCGAAGGCATCGTGGAGGCGTTCCGGGACGGCGATGAGGCCGAGCTGGACCTGAAGGGCGGCACCATCACCAACACCCGCACCGGCCAGAGCCTGCACTTCGTGCCGGTGCCGCAGTTCGCGCTGGACGTGCAGCAGGCGGGCGGCTGGCTGGAGTACATGAAGGCGCAGGAGCAGCAGGCCGCGCAGGACGTCGCCCATGCCTAA
- a CDS encoding glycine-rich domain-containing protein, which translates to MNGIHHPALLAQLEQYVFPPAFVMRLQSEQGWSSARTQAVLVEYRRFVYLAATSAQPVTPSGPVDEVWHTHLTFTRDYWERLCGEVLGRPLHHEPGTGTADEAFTFARQYEATLQLYADTFGQPAPVEVWPAPRPQAAVPAPAVRGSVSSLQVLLGLLAGGLAFALSGHHIAVAVLVFGVVLVLLASRPLRRARRALADWDGPIWLWGSDGTADASGHHHHHGSHDGGHHGGGHDSGSSSDGGSSCGSSSCGSSCGSS; encoded by the coding sequence ATGAACGGCATCCATCATCCCGCTCTCCTCGCACAGCTCGAACAGTATGTGTTCCCGCCTGCCTTCGTGATGCGGCTGCAGTCGGAACAGGGGTGGTCCTCCGCACGGACCCAGGCGGTGCTCGTGGAGTACCGCCGCTTTGTTTATCTGGCGGCCACGTCCGCTCAGCCGGTCACGCCGTCCGGCCCGGTGGACGAGGTGTGGCACACCCACCTGACCTTCACCCGCGACTACTGGGAGCGGCTGTGCGGCGAGGTGCTGGGCCGGCCGCTGCATCACGAGCCGGGCACGGGTACGGCGGACGAGGCCTTCACCTTCGCCCGGCAGTACGAGGCCACCCTGCAGCTGTACGCGGACACCTTCGGGCAGCCGGCCCCGGTGGAGGTGTGGCCCGCTCCGCGCCCACAGGCGGCGGTTCCGGCTCCGGCCGTGCGTGGCAGCGTGTCCAGCCTGCAGGTGCTGCTCGGGCTGCTCGCCGGCGGGCTGGCCTTTGCGCTGAGCGGTCACCACATCGCGGTGGCCGTGCTGGTCTTCGGCGTCGTGCTGGTGCTGCTGGCTTCACGGCCCCTGCGGCGGGCCCGCCGTGCCCTGGCCGACTGGGACGGGCCGATCTGGCTGTGGGGAAGCGACGGGACAGCCGACGCGTCCGGTCATCACCATCACCACGGCAGCCATGACGGCGGTCACCACGGGGGCGGCCACGATTCGGGGAGCAGCTCGGATGGAGGCAGCAGTTGCGGCTCGTCCAGTTGCGGGTCCAGCTGCGGCAGCAGCTGA
- the nudC gene encoding NAD(+) diphosphatase, with the protein MTNDPTMTDAALTGQQVGLSPFDNGYGFVPAVGTPDPDPDALWLVFQGDRLLTVGETVPPRPAEGLTGEVYLGTQQGRQVWAARMTGDAPADQRFSRLRGLYGKLPDWLWMLGGYAYQIVEWDRTHHYCGNCATPTERDPNERARRCPNCGLSVYPRLAPAVMVLLTRVGPQGQPQVLLCRSPLFPPGMYSANAGFVEPGETVEHAAHREMYEETGLSIRDLRYFDSQPWPFPHSLMLAYTAEYAGGEIVPQPGEIEEARWFDHNNLPQLPGRASISRRLIESVVGPQPD; encoded by the coding sequence ATGACCAACGACCCGACCATGACCGACGCGGCCCTGACCGGCCAGCAGGTGGGCTTGAGCCCCTTCGACAACGGCTACGGCTTTGTGCCGGCGGTGGGCACCCCGGACCCGGACCCGGACGCGCTGTGGCTGGTCTTCCAGGGCGACCGGCTGCTGACAGTGGGGGAGACGGTGCCACCCCGGCCTGCCGAGGGCCTCACGGGCGAGGTGTACCTGGGCACCCAGCAGGGCCGGCAGGTCTGGGCCGCCCGCATGACCGGCGACGCGCCGGCGGACCAGCGCTTCTCGCGGCTGCGTGGGCTGTACGGCAAGCTGCCGGACTGGCTGTGGATGCTGGGCGGGTACGCCTACCAGATCGTGGAATGGGACCGCACCCACCACTACTGCGGCAACTGCGCCACGCCCACCGAGCGCGACCCGAACGAGCGGGCGCGCCGCTGCCCCAACTGCGGGCTGTCGGTGTACCCGCGGCTGGCCCCCGCCGTGATGGTGCTGCTGACCCGCGTGGGGCCGCAGGGCCAGCCGCAGGTGCTGCTGTGCCGCTCGCCGCTGTTCCCGCCGGGCATGTACAGCGCCAACGCCGGCTTCGTGGAACCGGGGGAGACGGTGGAACATGCTGCCCACCGCGAGATGTACGAGGAAACCGGGCTCAGCATCCGGGACCTGCGCTACTTCGACAGCCAGCCGTGGCCGTTCCCGCACAGCCTGATGCTCGCCTACACCGCCGAGTATGCCGGCGGCGAGATCGTGCCGCAGCCGGGTGAGATCGAGGAGGCGCGCTGGTTCGACCACAACAACCTGCCGCAGCTGCCGGGGCGGGCCAGCATCTCGCGCCGCCTGATCGAGTCGGTGGTGGGGCCGCAGCCGGACTGA
- a CDS encoding alpha/beta hydrolase, which produces MTTSQAAQAASWPLDLPVQTFVWPAEQPRASLLLAHGFGEYSERYARLIRQLNTAGYSVYGYDHRGHGRSQGRRAVVDVRQLVQDHIAARAALAGVVQGPLFAFGHSLGGLVTAASLLQDPRGVAGAVLSSPALLVGVNEPAWLKQVGRVLARIAPGMAITELPTAGLSRLAEEVSAYEQDPQMYHGRVPALTAISMLRVSEGLWPGVSRWRLPTLIVHGDADQLTDVNGSRRFYAGISSLDKTYHEEPGGYHELFNDTVRDDITARLLGWLDAHTA; this is translated from the coding sequence ATGACCACATCCCAGGCGGCCCAGGCCGCGAGCTGGCCCTTGGACCTGCCGGTGCAGACCTTCGTGTGGCCGGCGGAGCAGCCGCGCGCGTCCCTCCTGCTGGCGCACGGTTTCGGGGAGTACAGCGAACGGTATGCCCGCCTGATCCGACAGCTGAACACCGCCGGTTACAGCGTATACGGTTATGACCACCGGGGCCACGGCCGCAGCCAGGGCCGGCGGGCAGTGGTGGACGTGCGGCAGCTGGTGCAGGACCACATCGCGGCGCGTGCGGCGCTGGCGGGCGTGGTGCAGGGCCCGCTCTTCGCCTTCGGGCACAGCCTGGGCGGGCTGGTCACGGCCGCCTCGCTGCTGCAGGACCCGCGCGGGGTGGCGGGCGCGGTGCTGTCCAGCCCGGCGCTGCTGGTGGGCGTCAACGAACCGGCGTGGCTCAAGCAGGTGGGCCGCGTGCTGGCCCGTATCGCGCCGGGGATGGCCATCACCGAGCTGCCCACCGCCGGCCTGTCCCGGCTGGCCGAGGAGGTCAGCGCCTATGAACAGGACCCGCAGATGTACCACGGCCGGGTGCCGGCCCTGACGGCCATCAGCATGCTGCGCGTCTCGGAGGGGCTATGGCCCGGCGTGTCCCGCTGGCGGCTGCCGACCCTGATCGTGCACGGCGACGCCGATCAGCTGACCGACGTGAACGGCTCGCGCCGCTTCTACGCGGGCATCAGTAGCCTCGACAAGACCTACCACGAGGAACCGGGCGGATATCACGAGCTGTTCAACGACACGGTGCGCGACGACATCACGGCGCGGCTGCTCGGGTGGCTGGACGCCCACACCGCCTGA
- a CDS encoding gamma-glutamyltransferase family protein gives MVATSQPLAAQAGLSILQAGGNAVDAAIATAAALTVVEPTSNGIGGDAFALVWHGGQLHGLNASGGAPAALSLDALPGGQMPVHGWLPVTVPGAVRGWADLHQRFGRLPFEQLLAPAIRYARDGYPLSPVLARYWARAVQIYQARGLPIMEEWFRTFAPPGFTPRPGAVWASEGHARTLEQIAASAGAVFYEGELAAQIDRHARDTGGLLRAEDLAAHRSEWVQPISADYRGHRVWEIPPNGQGITALIALGILEGLELPDERDSVRGLHLQIEAIKLAFRDAHTHVADPRHVEVPTERLLSAAHFDELRGQIGEAALDPATRAPSQGGTVYLAAADGEGGMVSMIQSNYMGFGSGVVVPGTGIGLHNRGHNFNLEPEHPNALAPGKRPYHTIIPGFLTRQDGVPVGPFGVMGGFMQPQGHVQVILNTLRYGMNPQEALDAPRWQWLDGRRVEVEYGLGAHLSRELAGLGHTLSVQLEAGSFGRGQIIWRDPDTGVLAGGTESRADGLVAAY, from the coding sequence ATGGTGGCCACCTCCCAGCCGCTGGCGGCCCAGGCGGGCCTGAGCATCCTGCAGGCGGGCGGCAACGCGGTGGACGCGGCCATTGCCACTGCCGCCGCCCTCACCGTGGTCGAGCCGACCAGCAACGGCATCGGCGGCGACGCCTTCGCGCTGGTGTGGCACGGCGGGCAGCTGCACGGCCTGAACGCCAGCGGCGGGGCGCCGGCGGCCCTGAGCCTGGACGCGCTGCCGGGCGGGCAGATGCCGGTCCACGGCTGGCTGCCGGTGACGGTGCCGGGCGCGGTGCGCGGCTGGGCCGACCTGCACCAGCGCTTCGGGCGGCTGCCCTTTGAGCAGCTGCTGGCTCCGGCCATCCGCTACGCCCGCGACGGCTATCCGCTCAGCCCGGTGCTGGCGCGGTACTGGGCGCGGGCCGTTCAGATCTATCAGGCGCGCGGCCTCCCGATCATGGAGGAGTGGTTCCGCACCTTCGCGCCGCCCGGCTTCACGCCGCGCCCCGGCGCGGTGTGGGCCAGCGAGGGGCATGCCCGCACGCTGGAGCAGATTGCGGCCAGCGCGGGCGCGGTGTTCTACGAGGGCGAGCTGGCCGCGCAGATCGACCGCCACGCGCGGGACACGGGCGGCCTGCTGCGGGCCGAGGATCTGGCGGCGCACCGTTCCGAGTGGGTGCAGCCGATCAGCGCCGATTACCGGGGCCACCGCGTGTGGGAGATTCCGCCGAACGGGCAGGGCATCACCGCCCTGATCGCGCTGGGGATTCTGGAGGGGCTGGAGCTGCCGGACGAGCGCGACTCGGTGCGCGGCCTGCACCTGCAGATCGAGGCGATCAAACTGGCCTTCCGCGACGCCCACACCCACGTGGCCGACCCGCGCCACGTGGAGGTGCCCACCGAGCGGCTGCTGTCGGCCGCCCACTTTGACGAGCTGCGCGGCCAGATCGGGGAGGCGGCGCTGGACCCGGCCACCCGCGCGCCCAGCCAGGGCGGCACCGTGTATCTGGCTGCCGCCGACGGCGAGGGCGGCATGGTCAGCATGATCCAGAGCAACTACATGGGCTTCGGCAGCGGCGTGGTGGTGCCGGGCACCGGCATCGGGCTGCACAACCGCGGCCATAACTTCAACCTGGAACCGGAGCATCCCAACGCCCTGGCGCCGGGCAAGCGGCCCTACCACACCATCATCCCCGGCTTCCTGACGCGTCAGGACGGCGTGCCGGTGGGGCCCTTCGGGGTGATGGGCGGCTTCATGCAGCCGCAGGGCCACGTGCAGGTGATCCTCAACACGCTGCGCTACGGCATGAACCCGCAGGAGGCGCTGGACGCCCCGCGCTGGCAGTGGCTGGACGGACGCCGGGTGGAGGTGGAGTACGGCCTGGGCGCCCACCTCAGCCGCGAACTGGCCGGGCTGGGCCACACCCTGAGCGTGCAGCTGGAAGCGGGCTCGTTCGGGCGCGGGCAGATCATCTGGCGCGACCCGGACACGGGCGTGCTGGCCGGCGGCACCGAAAGCCGGGCCGACGGTCTGGTCGCGGCCTACTGA
- a CDS encoding LysE family transporter: MHTLLAIAALHLVVLVIPGPDVLLVSQTAIARSRRAAVLAGLGVVGGIACWAALALLGINVLFQHFAWIHGVIRVAGGLYLLWMAYGLWQSSRSAQAHAQVQAPLGDLRALRSGFLTNIANPKAAVFFGSVFSSVLPAHSSASLKLGAFAVIVLLSLSWFALVALGMSTARLQAIYLQARRRIDQIAGGIMAAFGLLLLSSRE; this comes from the coding sequence ATGCATACGCTGCTCGCGATTGCGGCATTGCACCTCGTGGTGCTGGTGATTCCGGGGCCGGACGTGCTGCTGGTCAGCCAGACCGCCATCGCCCGCTCGCGCCGGGCGGCGGTGCTGGCCGGGCTGGGCGTGGTGGGCGGCATCGCCTGCTGGGCTGCCCTGGCCCTGCTCGGCATCAACGTGCTGTTCCAGCACTTCGCCTGGATTCATGGGGTCATCCGGGTGGCGGGCGGGCTGTACCTGCTCTGGATGGCGTACGGCCTGTGGCAGTCCAGCCGCAGCGCTCAGGCCCATGCTCAGGTCCAGGCCCCGCTCGGCGACCTGCGCGCCCTGCGCAGCGGCTTCCTGACCAACATCGCCAATCCCAAGGCCGCCGTGTTTTTTGGCAGCGTCTTTTCCAGCGTCCTCCCCGCCCACAGCTCCGCCAGCCTCAAGCTTGGAGCGTTCGCGGTGATCGTGCTGCTGAGCCTCAGCTGGTTCGCCCTGGTGGCCCTGGGCATGTCCACCGCCCGCCTCCAGGCAATCTACCTGCAGGCCCGCCGCCGGATTGACCAGATCGCCGGCGGCATCATGGCCGCCTTCGGCCTGCTGCTGCTCAGCTCACGCGAGTAA